A genome region from Vibrio tapetis subsp. tapetis includes the following:
- a CDS encoding ABC transporter permease, with product MLIKLAWRNLWRNKMRTSIMLGAMVFGLLGVSLMMGFMTGLVDSMLKNAISWQTSHVQVHQKTYVDNPEINSVIPNSDLILDYIKQSPDIKAYSARVLANGMVASARSTRGVRINGIDLVQEQKITPLSEHIVDGKWLSAEGRNPVLVSQKIAERLRLRVGSKVVLTFSDTNNDVSGAAFRVRGIFKTPSTSFDDGNVYVRKNDLTKLAGIKGVHEIAILVNDTEVDSVKAFQQELQSHLNESMRKEGSSQISVRNWQQVQPLLATMQGSMKTSNQVMLAIFVIAMGFGIINILLMSVFERTQEFGVLMAVGMQKHKIFILIMLESTFLGVTGAALGVISSFTLMTVLGHSGINLAMMAEALGNYGMDTMLYPYVAGSDYQMIFVTVVLVSLIAALYPARQILKQHPVQAMSEKH from the coding sequence ATGCTCATTAAGCTTGCGTGGCGCAACTTATGGCGTAATAAAATGCGTACCAGCATCATGTTAGGTGCCATGGTTTTTGGTTTACTCGGTGTCTCGCTCATGATGGGGTTCATGACTGGCCTAGTAGATAGCATGTTAAAAAATGCTATTTCATGGCAAACAAGTCATGTTCAAGTGCATCAGAAAACCTATGTAGATAACCCAGAAATTAATTCCGTTATCCCCAATTCTGACCTGATACTAGATTATATTAAACAGTCTCCCGATATAAAGGCTTATTCGGCCAGAGTTCTGGCAAATGGCATGGTGGCCTCGGCGAGAAGCACAAGAGGGGTGCGTATTAATGGCATCGATCTGGTTCAAGAGCAAAAAATCACTCCTTTGTCTGAACACATCGTTGATGGTAAATGGCTATCAGCTGAAGGTCGAAACCCAGTATTAGTTTCGCAAAAAATAGCAGAAAGGCTGCGTTTGCGTGTTGGCTCCAAAGTCGTATTAACGTTCTCAGATACGAACAATGATGTATCAGGTGCGGCATTTCGAGTACGCGGTATATTTAAAACGCCTTCAACCAGCTTTGATGACGGGAATGTTTACGTTAGGAAAAATGATCTCACTAAATTGGCCGGAATCAAGGGCGTACATGAAATTGCGATACTGGTTAATGACACGGAAGTCGACAGCGTTAAGGCATTTCAACAAGAGCTTCAAAGCCATCTTAATGAAAGCATGCGTAAAGAAGGCTCATCACAGATCAGTGTTAGAAATTGGCAGCAAGTTCAACCGTTGCTTGCGACGATGCAGGGCTCAATGAAAACCAGCAATCAAGTGATGTTGGCGATCTTCGTGATTGCGATGGGTTTTGGCATCATTAATATCTTGCTCATGTCAGTGTTTGAACGTACCCAAGAATTTGGTGTTTTGATGGCGGTCGGGATGCAAAAGCATAAAATTTTTATTTTGATCATGTTGGAATCGACATTTCTTGGTGTGACAGGGGCGGCTTTGGGGGTTATCAGTAGTTTTACATTGATGACGGTTCTTGGGCACAGCGGCATCAATTTAGCGATGATGGCTGAAGCGCTTGGAAATTACGGAATGGATACGATGCTATACCCCTATGTAGCCGGGTCTGACTACCAGATGATCTTCGTGACCGTTGTGTTGGTCAGTTTAATTGCTGCATTATATCCCGCACGTCAAATATTAAAACAACACCCTGTCCAAGCCATGTCGGAGAAACATTGA
- a CDS encoding siroheme synthase, producing the protein MRYFPLFFDLNHKPVLVVGGGEVASRKVDALVRAGARVTIVSPQIEPFLQALVEQEQCIWEKSFYHSDMMKDYVQAWATTDNPDLNHQVYQDATDQKIMVNVVDDLPFCDFITPSMIERGRVQIAISSGGASPVLIRNIREKMESVLAQNLTLQAEFAASKRNSIKKHLDSVDGRRRFWEAFFAHPLVDTASNREALEDVYQTLLTETYEPTKRVTWHEFGQDVELLSIKSLRLMQQAQMVLYPSSCPFEFVDLCRRDAARQTYNSVSHLSNLLEEAARNNEDVCVFVPEKSHCPPELNLLLSNAALLQLANV; encoded by the coding sequence ATGCGATATTTTCCACTGTTTTTTGACTTAAATCACAAGCCAGTATTGGTTGTTGGAGGGGGAGAGGTCGCTTCTCGTAAAGTAGATGCATTGGTGAGGGCTGGCGCGAGAGTGACAATTGTCTCTCCTCAAATAGAACCATTTCTGCAGGCTTTGGTTGAGCAAGAGCAATGTATTTGGGAAAAATCGTTTTATCACTCTGATATGATGAAAGACTATGTTCAAGCTTGGGCGACAACCGACAACCCTGATTTAAACCATCAAGTTTATCAAGATGCTACAGATCAGAAAATCATGGTAAACGTTGTTGATGACTTACCATTTTGTGATTTCATCACGCCGTCAATGATAGAGCGAGGGCGCGTCCAAATTGCAATTTCGAGTGGCGGAGCGTCGCCTGTTTTAATCCGAAATATTCGGGAGAAAATGGAATCAGTTTTGGCTCAGAATCTAACGTTGCAAGCTGAATTTGCAGCTTCAAAGCGCAACAGCATCAAAAAGCATTTGGATAGCGTAGACGGTAGAAGAAGGTTCTGGGAAGCTTTTTTTGCACACCCGTTGGTCGATACAGCAAGTAACAGAGAAGCGTTAGAAGATGTGTATCAAACATTGCTAACCGAGACATACGAGCCGACCAAGCGAGTTACTTGGCATGAGTTTGGGCAAGACGTCGAGTTACTGTCTATTAAAAGCTTACGTTTGATGCAACAGGCTCAGATGGTTTTATATCCTAGCTCATGTCCATTTGAATTTGTCGACTTATGCCGACGTGACGCAGCAAGACAAACATATAACTCTGTTTCCCATCTTTCCAATTTATTAGAAGAAGCCGCACGTAATAATGAAGACGTGTGTGTGTTTGTTCCAGAAAAATCCCATTGCCCACCAGAACTGAATTTGCTGCTAAGCAATGCCGCATTGTTACAGTTGGCTAATGTATAA
- a CDS encoding amino acid ABC transporter permease: MKPTNNLAEGNTKPSQKANLLYNPTFRSVVFQLIAVFVLGSFIYTIVSNALNNLDARGIATGFDFLTQEAGFGIGQTLIEYDETYSYGRTFVIGLLNTALVAVLGIIFATLLGFTMGIARLSSNWLVSRLAAVYIEVFRNIPLLLQIFFWYFAVLQALPSPRQSMSLGEAIFLNVRGLYLPSPVFEAGSSIVLAVFVLAIAASIVISVWAKNKQKLTGQQTPIALIATGLCIILPVVTYFLVGMPITAEYPVLKGFNFRGGITILPELAALLMALSVYTASFIAEIVRSGINAVSHGQTEAAMALGLPRSRTLKFVVIPQALRIIIPPLTSQYLNLTKNSSLAMAIGYPDLVSVFAGTTLNQTGQAIEIIAMTMGVYLTLSLVTSALMNIYNRKVALVER; this comes from the coding sequence ATGAAACCTACGAATAATTTAGCCGAAGGCAATACTAAGCCATCTCAAAAAGCTAACCTTTTATACAATCCTACTTTTCGCTCTGTTGTTTTTCAGTTAATTGCGGTTTTCGTTCTCGGTAGTTTTATTTATACCATTGTGAGCAACGCATTAAACAATCTTGATGCTCGTGGCATCGCGACTGGTTTTGACTTTCTAACACAAGAAGCAGGCTTTGGGATTGGCCAAACACTCATCGAATATGACGAAACGTATTCTTATGGAAGAACCTTCGTTATTGGTCTTTTAAATACAGCTCTGGTCGCTGTTCTTGGTATTATCTTCGCAACATTGCTTGGATTTACCATGGGTATCGCAAGATTGTCTTCTAACTGGCTGGTAAGCCGACTAGCAGCAGTCTATATCGAAGTTTTCCGAAACATCCCTCTTTTATTACAAATCTTCTTTTGGTATTTTGCTGTACTACAAGCTCTACCTTCTCCTCGACAGAGTATGAGCCTAGGTGAAGCTATATTCCTCAATGTAAGAGGTTTATATTTACCAAGCCCTGTATTTGAAGCTGGGAGTAGCATTGTACTTGCCGTATTTGTGTTAGCTATTGCTGCTTCTATCGTCATTTCTGTTTGGGCAAAGAACAAACAAAAACTGACAGGTCAGCAAACTCCGATAGCGCTTATCGCGACTGGGCTGTGCATCATTTTACCCGTAGTTACGTATTTCCTTGTCGGAATGCCTATTACGGCAGAGTACCCCGTACTAAAAGGCTTCAATTTCCGCGGAGGTATTACGATACTTCCAGAACTTGCGGCACTACTTATGGCTCTTAGTGTTTACACTGCATCGTTCATTGCTGAAATTGTTCGTTCCGGTATTAATGCGGTGAGTCATGGCCAAACCGAAGCGGCAATGGCCCTTGGCTTGCCTCGCTCTCGCACACTTAAGTTTGTTGTTATTCCACAAGCTTTACGAATCATCATCCCACCGCTCACCAGTCAATATCTGAACCTAACCAAAAACTCATCCCTAGCAATGGCGATCGGTTACCCGGATTTGGTTTCAGTGTTTGCAGGTACAACGCTCAATCAGACAGGTCAAGCGATTGAAATCATCGCGATGACGATGGGGGTTTACTTAACGCTAAGTTTGGTTACTTCTGCTTTGATGAACATCTATAACCGTAAAGTCGCGTTGGTGGAGAGATAA
- a CDS encoding amino acid ABC transporter substrate-binding protein, which translates to MANKLTILASVVAASTVMMATSAQAAESTLAKVKAKGSLQCGVSTGLPGFSNPNSKGEWEGIDVEYCQAVAAAVLGDKTKVKYVPLTAKERFTALQSGEIDVLSRNTTWTLHRDTALGLNFVGVNYYDGQGFMVKKDLGLTSAKELDGASVCVQSGTTTELNLADYFRNEGMSYKPVVFDTAAQTSKGFDSGRCDVLTTDQSGLYALRLNLADPASAVVLPEIISKEPLGPVVRQGDDAWFNIAKWTLNAMINAEEYGISSKNADQMLKSKDPNVKRILGVDGPKGKGLGLSDDWSYQVIKQVGNYGESFERTVGTGSPLQISRGVNALWNAGGFMYAPPLR; encoded by the coding sequence ATGGCGAACAAACTCACTATTCTTGCTTCAGTAGTAGCAGCTTCAACTGTCATGATGGCAACATCAGCACAAGCTGCAGAAAGCACATTAGCGAAAGTGAAAGCAAAAGGCTCACTACAATGTGGTGTTAGTACTGGCTTGCCTGGTTTCTCTAACCCGAACTCAAAGGGTGAGTGGGAAGGAATCGACGTAGAGTACTGTCAAGCTGTTGCTGCTGCGGTATTAGGCGACAAAACAAAAGTTAAATATGTACCACTGACTGCGAAAGAGCGTTTTACCGCACTTCAATCGGGTGAAATTGATGTTCTTTCACGTAACACAACGTGGACACTACACCGTGATACTGCGCTAGGTTTAAACTTCGTGGGTGTGAACTACTACGATGGTCAAGGCTTCATGGTTAAGAAAGACCTAGGTCTAACAAGTGCTAAAGAACTCGATGGCGCATCTGTATGTGTTCAGTCTGGTACAACAACGGAACTAAACTTAGCCGATTACTTCCGTAATGAAGGCATGTCTTACAAGCCAGTAGTATTTGATACTGCCGCTCAAACCTCTAAAGGATTTGACTCTGGTCGTTGTGACGTTCTAACAACAGACCAATCAGGTCTATACGCTCTTCGTCTTAACCTAGCGGATCCTGCATCTGCGGTTGTATTACCAGAAATCATCTCTAAAGAGCCACTTGGCCCTGTAGTTCGTCAAGGTGATGATGCTTGGTTCAACATTGCTAAGTGGACGCTTAATGCCATGATCAATGCTGAAGAGTACGGTATCTCATCTAAAAACGCAGACCAAATGCTTAAATCTAAAGATCCAAACGTCAAGCGTATTCTTGGTGTTGATGGTCCAAAAGGTAAAGGCCTAGGTTTGAGTGATGACTGGAGCTACCAAGTTATTAAACAAGTCGGTAACTATGGTGAAAGCTTCGAACGCACCGTTGGTACAGGTTCTCCTCTGCAAATCTCACGTGGCGTGAACGCGTTGTGGAATGCAGGCGGCTTCATGTACGCTCCACCACTTCGCTAA
- a CDS encoding RelA/SpoT domain-containing protein, with the protein MNLFLRTTALMLLLLSRAPLAAMPLPTVNLTDSRTSNTSQNQISSRSFRYSLSGLYAIESFNSNPIQPYTDFDVLYSKAHQAQFELESLCKSTAMLSGTQAFFSGIKSADRAKQKIELELNGNTNKITDLARATIIADDVEGLMAAYETLTREATVVKAKNRFKTPNKSGYRDLNVVVELPKTKLMVEVQLHLRAIADVKSGPEHDIYKVIQGIERTAVAQDRPLNEFEMGKVAQLRNQAFDLYHQAWQPYISPQATAA; encoded by the coding sequence ATGAACCTATTTTTAAGAACGACTGCACTAATGTTGCTGCTGTTAAGCCGTGCGCCATTAGCTGCTATGCCGTTGCCTACTGTCAACCTAACAGATAGCCGCACATCAAACACCTCGCAAAACCAAATAAGCTCACGCTCGTTTAGATACAGCTTGAGCGGTCTTTATGCCATTGAATCTTTCAATAGCAATCCAATTCAACCTTATACAGACTTCGACGTGCTTTACTCAAAAGCACACCAAGCGCAATTCGAATTAGAATCTCTTTGTAAAAGCACAGCAATGCTAAGTGGCACTCAAGCGTTTTTCTCTGGCATCAAGTCAGCAGACAGAGCAAAACAAAAAATCGAACTCGAACTCAATGGTAATACCAACAAGATCACAGACCTGGCTCGTGCCACAATCATCGCCGACGATGTTGAAGGGTTAATGGCTGCGTACGAAACGCTAACCCGTGAAGCGACCGTTGTTAAAGCAAAAAATAGATTCAAAACCCCGAACAAATCCGGCTACCGTGATTTAAATGTGGTGGTTGAGCTTCCGAAAACGAAACTGATGGTTGAAGTACAATTACACTTAAGAGCCATTGCTGACGTGAAAAGTGGCCCAGAACATGACATTTACAAAGTAATTCAAGGGATAGAAAGAACGGCCGTAGCTCAAGATCGTCCTCTTAATGAGTTTGAAATGGGCAAAGTCGCCCAGCTCAGAAACCAAGCATTCGATTTATATCATCAAGCTTGGCAGCCTTATATCTCTCCACAAGCAACAGCAGCGTAA
- a CDS encoding ABC transporter ATP-binding protein has translation MTIRIEALRKTYNQDTEFPVHAVQNLDLNIEQGEFVAVMGPSGSGKTTLLNMLGGIDKPTSGKVFIDDCDICQLSEKALIGYRRDHIGFIFQDYSLLPVLTALENVEFVMQLQGQSEAQCRERASSLLEQVGLGEQQNKVPSKLSGGQQQRVAVARALAPKPRFVMADEPTANLDAKSTSELLDIMQRLNEQEGTTFIFSTHDPRVIKRAKRVIVFEDGQLKEDRLQHEPSGLDIE, from the coding sequence ATGACGATTCGAATCGAAGCCTTACGAAAAACATACAATCAAGATACTGAATTTCCCGTACACGCAGTTCAGAATCTAGATTTGAACATTGAGCAGGGTGAGTTTGTTGCGGTGATGGGGCCATCAGGTTCAGGAAAAACAACACTACTGAATATGCTCGGAGGAATAGACAAGCCTACATCTGGAAAAGTGTTCATCGATGATTGTGATATTTGTCAGCTATCAGAAAAGGCATTGATAGGCTACAGGCGAGACCATATCGGTTTTATCTTTCAAGATTACAGCCTACTGCCTGTGTTAACGGCTCTGGAAAACGTTGAATTTGTTATGCAGCTGCAGGGCCAAAGTGAAGCTCAGTGTCGAGAACGAGCAAGCAGCTTATTAGAGCAAGTGGGCTTAGGAGAACAACAAAATAAAGTACCTTCTAAACTGTCTGGTGGACAACAACAACGTGTCGCGGTGGCAAGGGCGTTAGCACCCAAACCTCGCTTCGTTATGGCGGATGAGCCAACCGCCAACTTGGATGCAAAAAGCACCTCAGAGCTGCTGGATATAATGCAAAGACTCAACGAACAAGAAGGTACAACGTTTATCTTTTCTACGCATGATCCAAGAGTGATCAAAAGAGCCAAACGAGTCATTGTTTTTGAAGATGGCCAACTCAAAGAAGACAGGTTACAACATGAACCGAGCGGTTTGGACATAGAATGA
- the ihfA gene encoding integration host factor subunit alpha yields MALTKADLAENLFEKLGYSKRDAKDTVEVFFEEVRKALENGEQVKLSGFGNFDLRDKNERPGRNPKTGEDIPITARRVVTFRPGQKLKARVESIEVEK; encoded by the coding sequence ATGGCGCTCACCAAGGCCGATCTGGCTGAGAACCTGTTTGAAAAGCTCGGATATAGTAAACGGGATGCCAAGGACACGGTTGAAGTCTTTTTCGAAGAAGTTCGAAAGGCACTCGAAAATGGCGAGCAGGTGAAATTATCAGGATTTGGTAATTTTGACCTTCGCGACAAGAATGAAAGACCAGGCCGTAATCCGAAAACCGGTGAAGACATTCCAATCACCGCACGACGAGTCGTTACATTCCGTCCTGGGCAGAAGTTAAAAGCTCGCGTCGAGAGTATCGAAGTCGAGAAGTAG
- a CDS encoding outer membrane lipoprotein-sorting protein, with protein sequence MKHLSLRLFTLSFSTLCLSFSVFAESPTLPSQTLSAKEVVQRSDQQMRGKSSYTVATMNIVRPDWTRSMSMKSWTKGQDLSLVLVTAPAKDKGASSLKRQKEMWNWIPGIERVIKIAPSMLGQSWMGSDFTNDDLINQSSIVVDYDHKMAGEESFDNERTWVINAYAKPDAPVVWNKVKLWISTETYLQRKVEFYDEFDELVNTMSTYDIKEMGGRMLATRMEMVPADKPNQKTEMITHEAQFEFEIGDEFFSQSQMKALRD encoded by the coding sequence ATGAAGCACCTCTCGTTACGTCTTTTTACTCTAAGTTTCTCTACACTGTGCCTTTCGTTTTCGGTATTTGCAGAATCTCCAACCTTGCCTTCACAAACTCTATCAGCCAAAGAAGTCGTTCAACGTTCTGACCAGCAAATGCGTGGCAAATCCAGCTACACGGTTGCTACGATGAATATCGTCCGTCCAGACTGGACGCGTAGTATGAGCATGAAGTCTTGGACAAAGGGACAAGACCTGTCGTTAGTATTGGTTACTGCCCCTGCAAAGGACAAAGGTGCGTCGTCTCTTAAGAGGCAAAAAGAAATGTGGAACTGGATCCCGGGTATTGAGCGTGTGATAAAAATAGCGCCGTCTATGTTGGGGCAGTCTTGGATGGGGTCTGATTTCACTAACGACGACCTGATTAATCAATCCTCGATCGTGGTCGATTATGATCACAAAATGGCTGGGGAAGAATCGTTCGATAATGAGAGGACATGGGTTATTAATGCGTACGCCAAACCGGACGCTCCCGTGGTTTGGAATAAGGTTAAATTATGGATTTCAACCGAGACTTATCTGCAGCGCAAAGTTGAGTTTTACGATGAGTTTGATGAGCTGGTTAATACCATGAGTACTTATGACATAAAGGAAATGGGGGGGCGCATGTTAGCAACAAGAATGGAAATGGTTCCGGCAGACAAACCGAATCAAAAAACGGAAATGATCACCCATGAAGCGCAATTTGAATTTGAAATTGGTGACGAATTTTTCTCACAATCTCAAATGAAAGCACTACGCGACTAA
- a CDS encoding amino acid ABC transporter permease: protein MSTHQFQPDLPPPSNTVGIGSWLKKNLFNSVGNSILTVILGYLSIMLFWNTLDWAILSADWFGTTRDDCTRDGACWVFISVRWQQYMYGFYPTEELWRARLFFGTLAVFVALLAYERTPKRTWIWLFFVNIYPFLSAGLLYGGVFGLEVVDTHLWGGLLVTLIIALVGIVVSLPIGVALALGRRSEMPIIRSLCTVYIEAWRGVPLITVLFMASVMLPLFMSEGSETDKLIRALIGVVMFSAAYMAEVVRGGLQAIPKGQYEAADALGLSYWKKTGLIILPQALKITIPSIVNTFIGLFKDTSLVLIIGMFDVLGIGQAANTDPEWLGFATESYVFVALVFWVFCFSMSRYSIWLENKLHTGHKR from the coding sequence ATGAGTACTCATCAATTTCAACCTGACCTTCCGCCACCATCGAATACTGTTGGTATCGGTAGCTGGTTAAAGAAAAACCTATTCAATAGCGTTGGTAATTCAATATTAACCGTGATTCTTGGCTACCTGTCTATCATGTTGTTTTGGAACACATTGGACTGGGCCATACTTTCGGCAGACTGGTTTGGCACAACACGTGACGACTGTACTCGTGATGGTGCTTGTTGGGTATTCATTAGCGTCCGCTGGCAACAGTATATGTATGGATTCTACCCAACAGAAGAACTATGGCGCGCTCGCTTGTTCTTCGGCACGTTAGCGGTTTTCGTCGCATTACTGGCTTACGAAAGAACACCGAAACGTACGTGGATTTGGCTATTTTTCGTCAATATTTATCCATTCTTATCGGCTGGACTGTTATACGGCGGTGTATTTGGTCTAGAAGTCGTTGATACCCATTTATGGGGGGGCTTATTAGTCACGCTTATCATCGCGTTAGTAGGTATTGTGGTTTCACTACCAATCGGTGTCGCCCTAGCATTAGGTCGTCGTTCTGAAATGCCTATAATCCGGAGCTTATGTACTGTCTACATTGAAGCATGGCGTGGTGTTCCATTAATCACGGTTCTGTTTATGGCTTCGGTAATGCTACCTCTATTTATGTCTGAAGGCTCTGAAACAGATAAACTCATCCGTGCTCTGATCGGTGTGGTTATGTTCAGTGCAGCCTATATGGCGGAAGTAGTACGCGGCGGGCTTCAAGCTATCCCTAAGGGTCAATACGAAGCAGCCGACGCATTAGGCCTGTCTTATTGGAAGAAAACTGGGTTAATTATTTTACCTCAGGCGTTAAAAATCACCATTCCATCAATTGTTAACACGTTTATCGGTCTATTTAAAGACACCAGTTTGGTGCTTATTATCGGTATGTTTGATGTACTTGGTATTGGTCAGGCAGCAAACACCGACCCAGAATGGTTAGGTTTTGCGACTGAGAGTTATGTATTTGTTGCGTTAGTGTTCTGGGTATTTTGTTTCAGCATGTCGAGATACTCGATATGGCTTGAAAACAAACTTCATACCGGTCACAAACGATAG
- a CDS encoding ABC transporter permease: protein MLVKLAWRNLWRQKRRTVLTASALALALVLSLVMRSMQEGTYANSIENSARFYTGLIQLQHPEYGESNSIDDLLPGSEDFIQPAKALPSMEFVMPRIESFALAAASDKSKGVLVIGIEPTLEDGYSNLSDKIVKGSYFSASDKAVLLGESLARVMNVTVGDEFVLYGQGYRGQTAAGLYTIKGLISFPTPQLESQLVYMPLEQAKLMYSTEGQVTNWVLHTKSLEQVSIATEQLKSIYKDNVNVRDWTDLSPETAQNIQMDKAGGIFLMYVLYGVVGFGLFATIMMMTLERQREFGVMLATGLVRSKLITLIGLESAMMALIGVVIGLVVSAPILAYLFYNPIELTGETAKLMIQSGLEPVIPIAIKTSLFIDQILIVLTLMLLCLIYPMKRIYQLELVSALKGGAHAH, encoded by the coding sequence ATGTTAGTGAAATTGGCTTGGCGAAATCTATGGAGACAAAAGCGGCGTACCGTATTAACCGCCTCTGCGCTTGCGTTAGCGTTGGTGTTGTCTTTGGTTATGCGGTCGATGCAAGAAGGGACATACGCGAACTCAATCGAGAATAGCGCCCGTTTTTATACCGGGCTTATTCAACTTCAGCACCCTGAGTATGGCGAAAGTAACAGTATTGATGACTTGTTGCCAGGCAGCGAGGACTTCATTCAGCCAGCCAAAGCACTGCCTTCTATGGAGTTCGTGATGCCAAGGATTGAGTCTTTTGCTTTAGCGGCCGCTTCAGACAAGTCGAAAGGTGTGCTAGTGATCGGCATCGAACCAACGCTAGAAGACGGCTATTCGAACTTGTCCGATAAAATCGTTAAGGGAAGTTACTTTTCAGCTTCAGACAAAGCCGTGTTACTTGGGGAAAGTTTAGCTCGTGTTATGAACGTGACAGTCGGCGATGAATTTGTGCTGTACGGACAAGGCTATCGTGGTCAAACCGCAGCAGGGCTTTATACGATAAAGGGCTTGATTTCATTTCCCACGCCTCAGCTAGAAAGCCAACTCGTGTATATGCCCCTTGAGCAAGCAAAGCTGATGTACAGTACTGAAGGGCAGGTGACCAATTGGGTTCTTCATACTAAGTCGCTAGAACAGGTATCGATTGCAACAGAGCAATTAAAATCGATATATAAAGACAATGTAAACGTTCGAGATTGGACAGACTTATCACCAGAAACGGCACAAAACATTCAGATGGATAAAGCCGGTGGCATCTTTTTGATGTACGTCCTCTATGGTGTGGTTGGTTTTGGATTGTTTGCCACTATTATGATGATGACGTTAGAGAGGCAGCGCGAATTTGGCGTAATGTTGGCGACGGGTTTAGTACGTTCCAAATTAATAACGTTGATTGGACTAGAGTCTGCAATGATGGCATTAATCGGTGTGGTAATTGGCTTAGTTGTGTCTGCTCCGATACTCGCCTACTTATTTTATAACCCGATTGAACTCACGGGTGAAACTGCGAAATTGATGATTCAAAGTGGGTTAGAGCCTGTGATCCCAATTGCCATTAAGACGTCGCTATTTATAGATCAAATCTTGATTGTGTTAACGCTAATGTTGCTCTGTTTAATTTACCCAATGAAACGCATCTATCAACTGGAGTTGGTGAGTGCGTTAAAAGGAGGTGCTCATGCTCATTAA
- a CDS encoding amino acid ABC transporter ATP-binding protein — translation MTQENELMIQLKDMNKWYGDFHVLKNINLEVRKGEKIVICGPSGSGKSTMIRCINRLEEHQKGQILVSGTELTEDIKNIEAVRKEVGMCFQHFNLFPHLTVLENCTLAPIWVKKMPKEEAEAVAMKYLERVKIPDQAEKYPGQLSGGQQQRVAIARSLCMNPQVMLFDEPTSALDPEMVREVLDVMVELAGEGMTMLCVTHEMGFAKEVADRVIFMDAGEIIEENNPVDFFENPQSDRTQNFLSQILHH, via the coding sequence ATGACGCAAGAAAATGAACTAATGATCCAATTAAAGGACATGAACAAATGGTACGGCGATTTTCACGTACTAAAGAACATTAATCTAGAGGTACGTAAAGGCGAGAAGATCGTTATTTGTGGCCCTTCTGGCTCTGGAAAATCCACCATGATTCGATGCATCAACCGCCTCGAAGAGCACCAAAAAGGTCAGATCCTTGTATCAGGAACCGAACTAACTGAAGACATTAAAAACATCGAAGCGGTTCGCAAAGAAGTAGGCATGTGTTTTCAGCACTTCAACCTATTCCCTCACCTTACCGTGTTGGAAAACTGCACCTTGGCTCCTATTTGGGTAAAGAAAATGCCTAAAGAAGAAGCCGAAGCCGTCGCAATGAAATATTTGGAAAGGGTTAAGATCCCAGATCAAGCAGAGAAATACCCAGGGCAACTGTCTGGTGGCCAACAGCAACGTGTAGCAATTGCTCGTTCACTCTGTATGAATCCGCAAGTAATGCTGTTTGATGAACCAACTTCCGCCCTCGACCCAGAAATGGTTCGTGAAGTACTCGACGTAATGGTTGAGTTAGCAGGAGAAGGCATGACCATGTTATGTGTAACGCATGAAATGGGTTTTGCAAAAGAAGTGGCCGACAGGGTTATCTTTATGGATGCAGGCGAAATCATTGAAGAAAACAACCCAGTCGACTTCTTTGAGAATCCACAGTCTGATCGAACCCAAAACTTCTTGAGTCAAATATTGCATCATTAA